The Acidobacteriota bacterium genome contains the following window.
CTTGCCCTCCTTTGTTGAAGCCGCGGAGGGCCATTATTCGTTTCTCAACTGGACGGGGTTCCTGGTATGATCGGCGGATGGCCGGGAATCAGCCGGATAAGGTGGAGACCCCTGCGGTTTCCAGCGAGGCTGGAGAGGCTGCCGGCACTGAGAAGGGGAAGGACTTTGAGAAAGTCAGCCAGGCCCTGGTGGCGCTGGCTGAATCATCGGCCCAGCCGCTTCCGCCCGACGCCGCTCTGCCCGACCGCTATGTCGTGCGGCGCAGCGAGGAGGAAGCCTCCCTCAGTTGCCTGGAGGCTCCCAATATCGTGGTGCACGTGGAAAGGGGGATGTGCGTCTCCTCCGCCACGGCCCGAAAATCGCCCCCCGGCACCATCTACCTGGACGGCGCCGCCAAGGACGCTCCCTTCCTCGACACCGAACGGCAGGTCTACAACCTCGACCACCACGAAGGCGTGGTCCGCTCCTTTACCCTTTCCACCTGCGAACAGGCCTACATCCTGCTGCGCAAAGGACTCAACCTGCGCGACCGCGAATGGAACATCTACGCCAACGAGCCCGACATCGACACCATCCTGGCCGTCTGGGTGCTTCTCAACCATCGCCGCCTGGTGGACGAAGACGCCGTCGACGTGCGGGCGAAGATCCTGCCCCTGCTGCGGCTGGAGGGGATCATCGACGTCCACGGGCTGGAAATGCAGGAGCTGGTCTGCTTTTCCGAGGACCTGCACGAGCAGGTGAGCGCCTGGCTGGGCGAGCTGATCAAGGACGAGACCGAGTACAAGCGGGCCGGACGCTGGAGCGAAATCAGCTTTCCCGAGTACACCGCAGAGATGCTCAGCCGCATCGACGCACTGGTCTACCAGCCCTGGCACTTCGACGGATTCGAGGTCATCGACGAGATCGCCCGGGTGGAGATCACCGAGAGCCAAATCGCCGTCATCTGCCGCTCCGACGCCGGAATCTACGACGTTGAAAAGCAACTCTCGGCGTTGCACGAAAAGCGCCTGGGCCTGATCGTACTGCAGAAGGACGAGCGCACCTACACGCTGCGCCTGGTCGACCTCTTCATGCCCGTCAACCTGCGCCGCGTCTACGCCCAGTTGAACCTCATCGATCCGGCCGCCGGACACGGCGAAGCCAACCGCTGGGGAGGGTCCGCCGACATCGGCGGATCGCCGCGGGCCACCGGAACCGACCTCTCCCCCGCCGAGATCGCCGAAGGCATTTTAAGAGCCTTCCATAAGCCCACCTGGGGACAGGTCTTCTCCACCGCCTTCATCTCGGTGGTCACCCCCGTCATCGCCCTGCTGACCGCATGGGCGGCGGGCGAATTCACGGGACAGGGACCCGAGACCTTCACGGTGGGATTCCTGCTCTCGGGAATGCTCTTGCTGCTGCTTTTCGCCAAGCAATACCCGCGCATCTACGGATTCCAGATGCCGCTGGGACGGGATTGGCTGCTGCTGGCTCCGGCGGCTTTGGCCGGCGGACTGCTGGGCGGCGTGTGGGTGCCTCAGGGCGTAGTGGGAGAGGCGGCTCTGCCCGAAGCCTGGCCCCTCCGCCTGCTGCTGGCGCTGGGACTGCCGCTGGCCGCCGAATTCGTCTTCCGCGGACTGGTCCACGGACTCTGGTTCGAAGAGGTGCAAGGGCAGCGCTGGGGCGGACGCTGGTTCCTTTCCATCTCGGTCGTGGCCAGCACCATCCTCTACCTGGCCGCCACCTTCCTGCCTTTTCTGCCGGTCGAGGACGCCCAAGGCCACTTCTGGCCCCAGGGATACCTGCCGGCGGGATGGGTGTCCACCGTCCTGCTGGGGCTGGGCGCCGTGATCTTCGGCATCGCCTCAGGAATGGCCCGCGAGCGCTCCGAGAGCATCGTCCCGCCCATCCTCTTCCACTGGCTGTTGGTGGGACTCTACTTCCTCTACTGGTCCTTCTTGGGCTAGCCAGGCTAGTGCTGCCGGTTCTAAGCCAGGGCCCTCCGCTTCTGTCCCTGACCAGGGACAGATTCGCCGCGCTTTGATTGCCGCGGGCTCCCACCAGGCGTGCCACCCCCGGCCCCTTGAGGCAGGTTGCTTTCTGGAAGGTGGGCGGCCCTCCCCCGGACTCCTCCTGCAAGATCGACAGCCGGCGGTACGGTTGGTGTGTGGAAAGGATGGTCGGCGGGTGGGAGGCGCATCCTTGCGGCGATCCCCACCGGAGTTTCAAGCGACCGCTGTGCTGACTCCTCTATTGGCTCACTCGACCTTGAGCAGAGGACTGCTGCCGAGCAGGTCGTGATAGGGATTGTAGACGACCACGCGCAGCGTCAGATCATCGGCTGACGCAGGGACTTCGATGGGCTTCTCGAAGCCCAGGCCTTCGCGGCTGATCTTGGCGTAGACCTCGGGACGGAGATCCAGGTCGATCTTGTCCCAGCGGGACCACATATTTTGCTCTCCGTCCTTCGAGGCGGGGTCAGAGGGAGCGAAGAAGAAATAGCCGATGGCCAGTTCGCTCTGGTGCTTGCCTTGAGCAAGCGTGTAGACGACTTCCTGAGGCACGATGTAAAGGCGCACCCTCACGCGGCTCATGAGATCAGACGACTCCTCGATGCGGGCTTCGACCTCGAAAGGAATGTCGGTGATAGGCGCAGGATAGCGGGCCGCCGCCTGAGTCCGCCTGCGAGTCAACTGGTGATCGAGTTCATCCGGGCTGGGGGGAGGAAAAGCATAGTAACCGGCTCGGTGCTTCAACTGCAGGTCCCGCTCCTTGACCTTGACGCTGATCTTACGGAATTCTCCCTCGAATTCAACATCGGCGGGGATGTACCCCAACAGGTAGGTTGCCGAGATCTGGTCGCCGATCTTCTCCAGGGCTTTCTCAGGGCGGACGCTGATGAAGGCCTTGCCTCCGGTGCCGTCGGAGAGTTCATGCAGGGTATTGAGCGAGTTGATGTCGTCCACCTGGGAGCCGAAAACCTTCAGCAACCTGGCGGGACCGCCGGGGCCGAGCAGCTCTTCTGCTGAAAGGCCTCCGGTCAAAGTTAGGTCGAAGAAGTCGAAATTCTGACCGAATCCTCCGGTTTGAATGGAGAAGAGTCGGACGTTGGCATCCGAAGCCCTGCGGATGAAAGTTCCGTCTTTGTTGGTCGGAATGTCGAGTCCGCCTGAATTCAGAAAGAGGATCATCTTCTCGCCGCTGACGTAGCGCAGGTACTCGATAGCGGCAGAGAGCCCGCAGATCGATAGTCGGGCTGTACCGCGCTCGATCGCCGTCGCTCTGAAAGTGCGTCCGCTTGACGCATCTCTCTCAGCCGCATCCAAAGGGCTGCGTGGAACAGGAGAGGTTTCGTTGCCCACCAGTTGCAGCTCGCCGACGGGCGCGTCGTCCAGGTAAGGCTCCGGCCATGCCTGTCTAAGGTAGTCGAGCAAACGCTCTTCATCCTGCCGCAAAACATCCGCCAGATCGATGTCGGGGAGAATCCTGCGGGTTGTTCCCAGTCCTTCCACCGTGAACAGCTTGTCGACATCATCCTGAATGTTGGGCGGCAAAGAGCACACGGACTGGTAGCGGGCCAAGGCCAGAGCCATGGATTCGGACCGCTGCATGTTTTCGAGTTTTGCCTCGATCCCGCGAGCCTTCTCGTAGTAGCTGTTGAGAAATTCGAGGACGGGCCCCTTGTTCCTGAGCAGGCGCGAGATGCGGTTGTAAGAAACGACCGCTACCTGGTCCTGTGGACCCAACCGGCCGCGGACGAAGTTGGCCAATTCCTCGGTAGCGCCGAAGAGATGGTCGCCCCGTCCCAGCACGATCACCAGGGAAAGCTGGTCGGAGCTGGGCGGTTCCGGCGCCGTCGCGCCCTCTATCACCTCCGCCGGCTGGACCTCTTGCGGAGGCGAGTCCGCCGAGCGGCCCAAGCCCGTGTTCGAAGGAGGAGAAAAGTGGTGGATCGGCTGGGGAACGCCGTTCTCGAGGATCTCGAAGTCCTGGGGTCCGAGTCCGGTCACGGGGTTCCCCTCCTTGTCCACCACTTGGACGCTGATGGGCACCAGGTTGACCTCAACGCGGATGACTTCGTCGTTTTCGGCCCTCCGGGTCTGCTGGCGCTGGTCTTGGTTCTGAGCTTGAATCGACGCGCAGGCCGAAATCCACAGCAAAGCTGCGACGACGGCTAAGGGAGCAACGCGCCGACACGCGAGAAGGGGGGAATGCATGTCGAAAGTCTCTCCTAAAAAGGGCCGGTCGTTCGAGCAGACCCCGATGGGCGACCGTCTGCCCTACTGTATAGGATGACGAAGCCCCGTTGCGGGTTCGAAAATCGGATGTCTTTTCGAGAATCAGCCTTCTATGACGCCGCCGCCCAAACACTCCTGACCGTCGTAGAGGATGCCGAATTGTCCGGGAGCGATGCCGGGGTCTTGCTGGGCCATGCGGACGCTCCATCGCCCCCCCTCCAGCGGACGCACCCGGCAGTCGACCAGCTTGGGCCCGTGGCGGACCTTGATGCGCAGCTTCTCGCGCCGGGGAGGCCCGACGATCCAGTTGAGGCGCGCCAAGACCAGGTCGCGGCGCGAGCGGCGCTGGTAGACCTCGGCGTGGGAAACCATCACGGCGTTGCGCTGGGGATCCTTGCCCACCACGTACCAGGGACCGCCTCCCAGTCCCAGCCCCTGGCGCTGCCCGATGGTGTAAAACCAGTAGCCGGCGTGGCGCCCCAGTTCCTCCCCGCTCTCGGCATCGACGATGGGTCCTTCCTTCTCGCCCAGGTGAAAGCGCACGAAATCGCAGTACTTGATCTTGCCCAGAAAACAGATGCCCTGGCTGTCGCGCCGGCCCTGGTTGGGGAGGCCGTAACGGCGGGCCAGCTCGCGCACCTGACTCTTGCGCAGGTGTCCGATGGGAAAGAGGGCCCTGCTGAGCTGCTCTTGAGTGAGGTGGGAAAGGAAATAGGTCTGGTCCTTGACGGGGTCGGGAGCCCGCAGCAGGCGCACCAACCCGTCCCCCTCGCCGGCGCCGTTGGAACGCTCGATCTGGGCGTAGTGCCCGGAAGCCACCCGCTCGAACTTGTCGTCGATCAGCTCGTAAAAGCGCCCGAACTTGATCCAGCGGTTGCAGAAGATGTCGGGAGAAGGCGTGCGTCCGGCCTTCAGCTCTGAAATGGCGAACTCCACCACGCTGCCGCGGTACTCGCGCTGCAAAGGAAGCACCTGCAAAGGGACGTCCAGTTGACGGCACACCTCGCCCAGGTATTCGAGGTCGGTCTGCCAGGGACAGTCTCCCAGGAAGGCCGCCTCGTCCTCGAGCCAGATCTTCAAGTAGAAGGCGGTCAGCTCGTGTCCCTGCTCTTTGAGCAGCCGCAGGGCCAGCGAACTGTCCACGCCCCCTGAGGCCAAGACCGCTATCTTCATGGCTCTTCCAGTGTATCGAATCGCCGCGCGCTCGCGCTGAGAGGACAGGGGAAGTGCGAAGAGTGCGAAGTTCGAATGCGGCTTGCGTCGGGAGGGGAGAGCGAAGTACATTGCCGGTCATGATGCGCAATCTTCGTTTCTACGTGCTCTCCTCCATACTTCTGTGTTTGCTGGTCGCCCCGGCTGCGGCCCAGAAGCGGCCCGTCACCATCGACGACTATTTCGACCTCAAGGACGTGGGGAGTCCCCGCATCAGTCCTGACGGCGAATGGGTGGCCTATACCGTGCGCACCACCGACCTCAAGAAAGACAAGTCGGAGACCGCCATATGGATGATGCCCTATGGCGGAGGCGAGGCCATCCGCATGACCGCCAAGGGCAATTCGGCTTCTCAGCCCCGCTGGTCGCCGGACGGCAAATACCTCTCCTTCCTGGCCTCTCGAGGCGAAAAAGCCAAGACCCAGGTGTGGACGCTCAACCGCATGGGAGGCGAAGCCCAGCAGTTGACCGAGGTCAAGGAGGGCGTGGGGAGTCACGAGTGGTCGCCCGACGGCAAGCGCCTGCTGCTCTCCATCCGCGACCCTGAAGACAAAGACGGG
Protein-coding sequences here:
- the mnmA gene encoding tRNA 2-thiouridine(34) synthase MnmA produces the protein MKIAVLASGGVDSSLALRLLKEQGHELTAFYLKIWLEDEAAFLGDCPWQTDLEYLGEVCRQLDVPLQVLPLQREYRGSVVEFAISELKAGRTPSPDIFCNRWIKFGRFYELIDDKFERVASGHYAQIERSNGAGEGDGLVRLLRAPDPVKDQTYFLSHLTQEQLSRALFPIGHLRKSQVRELARRYGLPNQGRRDSQGICFLGKIKYCDFVRFHLGEKEGPIVDAESGEELGRHAGYWFYTIGQRQGLGLGGGPWYVVGKDPQRNAVMVSHAEVYQRRSRRDLVLARLNWIVGPPRREKLRIKVRHGPKLVDCRVRPLEGGRWSVRMAQQDPGIAPGQFGILYDGQECLGGGVIEG
- a CDS encoding VWA domain-containing protein — protein: MLWISACASIQAQNQDQRQQTRRAENDEVIRVEVNLVPISVQVVDKEGNPVTGLGPQDFEILENGVPQPIHHFSPPSNTGLGRSADSPPQEVQPAEVIEGATAPEPPSSDQLSLVIVLGRGDHLFGATEELANFVRGRLGPQDQVAVVSYNRISRLLRNKGPVLEFLNSYYEKARGIEAKLENMQRSESMALALARYQSVCSLPPNIQDDVDKLFTVEGLGTTRRILPDIDLADVLRQDEERLLDYLRQAWPEPYLDDAPVGELQLVGNETSPVPRSPLDAAERDASSGRTFRATAIERGTARLSICGLSAAIEYLRYVSGEKMILFLNSGGLDIPTNKDGTFIRRASDANVRLFSIQTGGFGQNFDFFDLTLTGGLSAEELLGPGGPARLLKVFGSQVDDINSLNTLHELSDGTGGKAFISVRPEKALEKIGDQISATYLLGYIPADVEFEGEFRKISVKVKERDLQLKHRAGYYAFPPPSPDELDHQLTRRRTQAAARYPAPITDIPFEVEARIEESSDLMSRVRVRLYIVPQEVVYTLAQGKHQSELAIGYFFFAPSDPASKDGEQNMWSRWDKIDLDLRPEVYAKISREGLGFEKPIEVPASADDLTLRVVVYNPYHDLLGSSPLLKVE
- a CDS encoding CPBP family intramembrane glutamic endopeptidase, with the translated sequence MAGNQPDKVETPAVSSEAGEAAGTEKGKDFEKVSQALVALAESSAQPLPPDAALPDRYVVRRSEEEASLSCLEAPNIVVHVERGMCVSSATARKSPPGTIYLDGAAKDAPFLDTERQVYNLDHHEGVVRSFTLSTCEQAYILLRKGLNLRDREWNIYANEPDIDTILAVWVLLNHRRLVDEDAVDVRAKILPLLRLEGIIDVHGLEMQELVCFSEDLHEQVSAWLGELIKDETEYKRAGRWSEISFPEYTAEMLSRIDALVYQPWHFDGFEVIDEIARVEITESQIAVICRSDAGIYDVEKQLSALHEKRLGLIVLQKDERTYTLRLVDLFMPVNLRRVYAQLNLIDPAAGHGEANRWGGSADIGGSPRATGTDLSPAEIAEGILRAFHKPTWGQVFSTAFISVVTPVIALLTAWAAGEFTGQGPETFTVGFLLSGMLLLLLFAKQYPRIYGFQMPLGRDWLLLAPAALAGGLLGGVWVPQGVVGEAALPEAWPLRLLLALGLPLAAEFVFRGLVHGLWFEEVQGQRWGGRWFLSISVVASTILYLAATFLPFLPVEDAQGHFWPQGYLPAGWVSTVLLGLGAVIFGIASGMARERSESIVPPILFHWLLVGLYFLYWSFLG